The Nitrospirota bacterium genome contains the following window.
CGTTTAGAATCGGGTCGCTATCGAGTACAGATGCTATCTCCTTTACATCCTTAATAGGGGTCTCATCAACAATAGAGACGACAAAACCTATTACCTTCCTGTTTCTGAAAGGAACTAACACACGGAAACCGGTATCGACCTTGCCACTCAGCGATTCAGGTATCGCATAATGGAATACCTTATCTACATCAATCCCTACTGCAACAACAGCATATTTCACTTGATTCTCCACTTGTCATTCCGAGCCCTTCACTTCCTGTCATTCCTTCGCTTACGCTCAGGACATGCTTTATGCTCAAGATAAACTCCACGAGGAATCTCATCTCTTGAAATTGCGGAGACTGCCCAGAGGTTTGAGATTGCTTCGGTTTCACCTCGCAATGACATTTTCATAATCACTTATGTGTTTTAATATACCAGTTTCTTAAGGCGTATGGCAATACACCATGTTCGTGCCTGGGTAGATCCTGAGGCAGGAGTTGCCGATTATTAAGCATCTTCTTGTAAACAGCAATAAAAAATATTAGATGATGTGAGATTGAACTTATGCTATACTTTTTATATATGAATATTGAAGGCAAGAGGCAATTAAATGAGAAGAAATTTTCTAACTGGGAGAATTTACCTGATGGAGGCAGAAGATATTGGCTTGAGGTGGAAGGGAGACATGGCTGGAAGGCAAGATATGTTAAAGAAGTGAACTCTATGGAAGAAACGGTTAAATTTTATCAGGAAGTCTATGATGGCAAGGGTGATTTAATAGAAATACATGAAAAATTTCCTGTGAATAAAAGCCATAGGAAGTTAAAGGAGGGATAACAATGATTTTAACAAGAAAAGCACTTGCAGATATGCTTATTAAATATATAAACAGGGAGATAGACTTATCAAGCCTTGTTGACTGGGCAGAGGATATGATAAAAGAAGCTGATTTTGAGAACAGGAGTTTTGAACTTATAAGGGGGGTTCTTGCTCGTATAGGACTTGCAGACGTCCGTGAATTTGGTCTTACATGGGATGATTGTTATGACTACCTTCATAAACTCGGATATGATGTGAAGGTAGAATTATTAGAAGTAAAGTAGATTTTACGCACGCTGTGATAACAAAACACTGGAACGATCACTCATATTTCCTCAAATCTCTCTCTGAAAGTCCAAAATAATGGCCGACTTCATGGATGAGGGTCTTCTGAATCTGTTCAATAAGCTCCTTTTCCGTAGAACATATATTTTCGATGTTTTTCTGAAAGAGGATTATCTTATCGGGCAGGGGGTAGGGGATATCAAAGAAACCTCCTTTCTTAGGATAGGGAACTCCGCTAAAAAGCCCGAGCAAGAGTTCTTTTTTTGAGTTTAATCGTTTTGCATCTTCACTGCCTGGATAATCTTCTATGATGATTGTAATATTTGCAAAAAATCTTCTGTATTCTTCAGGCAATGTTTTCAGTGCCTTTTCAACAAGCCTTTCAAAATGTTCTCTGCTTACCCTGAAGGTCATGATCCTCCAAACAGTTTTGGGGCAAGGCATTAGGGAATTTTGGGGGATTCTGTCTGGCTTATTTTTTCGAGTATTTTATTGATATTGAAGCTCCTCGCTTCGAAATGTAAGGAATTGTTTTGTTTCATATTCGCTCGCTAACGCTCGCTGTGCATTTTCATAAGTTAAATAATAGCAATTCTTTGTTTTTAACGCTTGAT
Protein-coding sequences here:
- a CDS encoding metallopeptidase family protein: MTFRVSREHFERLVEKALKTLPEEYRRFFANITIIIEDYPGSEDAKRLNSKKELLLGLFSGVPYPKKGGFFDIPYPLPDKIILFQKNIENICSTEKELIEQIQKTLIHEVGHYFGLSERDLRKYE